The nucleotide window TTTGCATCAAAATAGAGTGTATGATGACAAAGCAGTTAAAATGGATTTATTTATCAATTCTATCCTTAGTTTGGGGAAGTTCTTTTATACTGATAAAAAAAGGACTGATTGGACTGACCGCTTTTCAATTGGGATCGTTAAGGATTATTTTCGCGGCTCTTTTTCTGCTTTTGATTGGGTTTAAAAGTTTGGTCAAAATTCCGCGTCATCAATGGAAATATATCGCTTTGACTTCACTGTTTGGCACATTTATTCCTGCTTATCTTTTTGCCATCGCCGAAACTCAGATCGACAGTTCGATAACTGCAATTTTAAATTCCCTGACACCACTGAATACACTTATTTTGGGAGCCGCTTTTTTTGGAATTACTTTTCGAAGAAGTCAAATTTGGGGAGTATTGATTGGGCTTTTAGGAAGTTTGCTTTTGGTATTTAACGGTGCCGTCAATCATCCGGAACAAAACTATTATTACGCAATTTTGGTTTTAATAGCTTCACTCTGTTATGCTACAAATGTCAATTTGATCAAAAGACATTTATCTGATTTGACTTCTTTGAGCATCACGACCGGAAACTTTTTAGTCTTGCTTTTACCTGCTTTGGGGATTTTGTTTTTCACCAATTTTTTTAAGGTTGTCCATGTTGAAAAAGTACAGTACTCCCTTTGGTTTATATTGATTTTGGGAGTCGTTGGTACCGGAATCGCCAATATTATTTTCTTTAAATTGATACAGATTTCGTCGCCTGTATTTGCAACATCGGTTACCTATTTAATTCCTATTGTCGCTTTCTTTTGGGGATTGTTGGACAATGAGGTTTTGACATTTGTTCAATGCATTGGTGCTTTTATCATTTTGATCGGGGTTTATTTATCCTCGAAAAAATAGGTTTTATTAAGGATTGAAAAAGTAACATCAACTAAAACAGACCCTTTGGAATAAATTAAAACGAGAAAATGCCTTCATTAGATTGGCATTTATTTTGTTCGCTTTTTTCAAAAAATATTTATTCGAAAAAAACTACAAAACAAACTTTTTCATTACTTTCACCCCATCAAAAAGTAAATATTTTTTTACTTATGAAACACAAAAAATGAAGCACAGAAGTAAACTATACCTTGTTTTGAATAAAAAATCAACACTTTTTATATTTCTCTGTTTATTTATATTTAATTATTCCTTTGCCCAAAAAGACACCATTTACTTTGATTACTGTTGGAAAAACTGCCAAAAAAAACAAGCAATATATTACCGTATTCCGTCTGAAAAAATAGAAACCAAAAAAGCAGTCGGCTATCATATCAGAAATATTGATACTGTCTATTGTATAAAAGACTATTATTTAAAAAATCATAAATTACAATTTCAAGGTTATTCCAAAGACAAAGAAGGGCAGGAATTAATCGGTATTTCGACATGGTATGACGAAAACGAAACACTCGTATCAACCCAAAACTATAATCGCAAAGAAAGCCACACTCCAAAACTTCTGGA belongs to Flavobacterium aquiphilum and includes:
- a CDS encoding DMT family transporter, giving the protein MMTKQLKWIYLSILSLVWGSSFILIKKGLIGLTAFQLGSLRIIFAALFLLLIGFKSLVKIPRHQWKYIALTSLFGTFIPAYLFAIAETQIDSSITAILNSLTPLNTLILGAAFFGITFRRSQIWGVLIGLLGSLLLVFNGAVNHPEQNYYYAILVLIASLCYATNVNLIKRHLSDLTSLSITTGNFLVLLLPALGILFFTNFFKVVHVEKVQYSLWFILILGVVGTGIANIIFFKLIQISSPVFATSVTYLIPIVAFFWGLLDNEVLTFVQCIGAFIILIGVYLSSKK